Proteins encoded within one genomic window of Epinephelus lanceolatus isolate andai-2023 chromosome 9, ASM4190304v1, whole genome shotgun sequence:
- the cyb561a3a gene encoding lysosomal membrane ascorbate-dependent ferrireductase CYB561A3 isoform X2: MSSVLRFYVCYLLCLGLGLACIVCVCVWNSQWRGGFAWDSSSLQFNWHPVLMVTGLVVLYGIGAVVYRIPLTWGQNKLPWKLLHAALMFIALILSIVGLCAVFDFHNAKNTPNLYSLHSWIGIAATALFAIQWVVGLAGFLLPWSPVSLRALLKPIHVWMGGSILWLSIVACISGINEKLFFVLKGAQPYASLPPEAVLGNLLGVLIVAFGLVALKILSNHEWQRPDGSSQDLAYTPLLQEENE; this comes from the exons ATGTCGTCCGTCCTGAGATTCTACGTGTGCTACCTGTTGTGCCTGGGCCTGGGCCTAGCCTGCAtagtgtgcgtgtgcgtgtggaATAGCCAATGGCGTGGCGGTTTTGCCTGGGACAGTTCGTCCCTGCAATTCAACTGGCACCCCGTCCTGATGGTAACAGGTCTGGTTGTGCTGTACGGCATTG GAGCTGTGGTATACCGCATCCCCCTGACCTGGGGTCAGAATAAACTCCCCTGGAAGCTGCTGCATGCTGCGCTGATGTTCATTGCCCTGATCCTGTCAATTGTGGGGCTTTGTGCTGTGTTTGATTTCCACAATGCTAAAAATACTCCCAACCTGTACTCCTTGCACAGCTGGATTGGAATCGCTGCTACAGCTCTTTTTGCCATACAG TGGGTGGTGGGTTTGGCTGGCTTCCTCCTGCCCTGGTCCCCTGTATCACTACGTGCACTCCTGAAACCTATCCACGTGTGGATGGGAGGCAGCATACTGTGGCTCAGCATTGTTGCCTGCATCTCTGGAATCAACGAAAAACTCTTCTTTGTTCT CAAAGGAGCTCAGCCGTATGCTAGCCTTCCACCTGAGGCTGTGTTAGGAAATTTATTAGGAGTTTTGATCGTAGCCTTTGGCTTGGTCGCCCTCAAGATTTTATCCAACCATGAATGGCAGCGACCAGACGGCAGTTCTCAGGATCTGGCTTACACG CCACTGCTTCaagaagaaaatgaatga